In a genomic window of Accipiter gentilis chromosome 23, bAccGen1.1, whole genome shotgun sequence:
- the PPP4R2 gene encoding serine/threonine-protein phosphatase 4 regulatory subunit 2 — translation MDVERLQEALKDFEKRGKKEVCPILDQFLCHVAKTGETMVQWSQFKGYFIFKLEKVMDDFRTSAPEPRGPPNPNVEYIPFEEMKERILKIVTGFNGIPFTIQRLCELLTDPRRNYTGTDKFLRGVEKNVMVVSCVYPSSEKNNSNSLNRMNGVMFPGNSPGYSDRSNVNGPGTPRPVNRPKVSLSTPMTTNGLPDSTEHKESSLQQTEDKKHSESPASESEGAQSSPVKNKHSEDDPAEAEGHEVKRLKFDKEGEARDAPNQTASSEVSLGVGEETETSSTSQDKEKDATCARQHCTEEEEEESFMSPRNVGPDRKDQEKDTESSTVNEETSEESNQMEESDQSQAEKDLHSDDSEISGSASSGADCSETEELGSYASETPEISSETPMENSDEATEVADEPMEQD, via the exons GGTTCAGTGGTCTCAGTTTAAAGgctattttattttcaaactggaGAAAGTAATGGATGATTTCAGAACCTCAGCTCCTGAACCAAGAGGGCCCCCCAATCCAAATGTGGAATATATTCCCTTtgaagagatgaaagaaagaatCCTGAAAATTGTCACTGGATTTAATGG CATCCCGTTCACTATTCAGCGACTCTGTGAGTTGCTGACAGATCCTAGGAGGAATTACACAGGAACAGACAAGTTTCTAAGAGGTGTGGAAAAG AATGTCATGGTTGTCAGCTGTGTATATCCATCTTCAGA gAAAAATAATTCCAATAGTTTAAATCGGATGAATGGTGTTATGTTCCCAGGAAATTCACCAGGGTACTCTGACAG atctAATGTAAATGGTCCTGGAACTCCCAGACCAGTAAATCGACCGAAGGTTTCTTTGTCAACTCCTATGACAACAAACGGTTTGCCAGACAGCACGGAACATAAAGAATCAAGCTTGCagcaaacagaagataaaaaacaCAG TGAATCACCAGCATCTGAATCAGAAGGTGCTCAGAGCAGCCCGGTAAAAAATAAGCACTCTGAAGATGATCCTGCAGAAGCAGAAGGACATGAGGTAAAAAGACTTAAATTTGACAAGGAAGGGGAAGCCAGAGATGCACCTAACCAAACTGCCTCCAGTGAAGTTTCTTTAGGCGTGGGGGAAGAGACAGAAACATCCTCTACATCTCAGGATAAAGAAAAAGATGCTACTTGTGCCAGACAGCACTgtacagaggaagaggaggaag AGTCCTTCATGTCTCCCAGAAATGTTGGTCCAGACAGAAAAGATCAAGAAAAAGACACTGAATCCTCAACTGTGAATGAAGAGACCTCTGAGGAGAGCAATCAAATGGAGGAGTCTGATCAGTCTCAAGCAGAGAAGGATTTACACTCAGATGACAGTGAAATTAGTGGATCTGCCAGTAGTGGAGCTGACTGCAGTGAAACTGAAGAGTTAGGGTCCTATGCTAGTGAAACTCCAGAAATTTCATCAGAGACCCCTATGGAAAACAGTGATGAAGCCACAGAAGTTGCAGATGAACCTATGGAGCAAGACTAA